From the Raphanus sativus cultivar WK10039 unplaced genomic scaffold, ASM80110v3 Scaffold3454, whole genome shotgun sequence genome, the window TGTTCTAATTCATGTTTCCACTTGAAAGACAATCATAGCTTTTTGTAGTAACGAAgcaaaaagaatattattacCTTGGGTTAGGAGAAGGACAGAAAGTGATGACGTAATCAGCTCCGCCGCAAGTGAAAGTGCTAGTTCCGTCGTCGTAAGCGTAACTATAAGCTCTCGGACACGCGTTTTTGAAGAACAGCGAGTACTCACTTGGCTTACACGTGTCCGGCGTTGCAAACGCGCCGCTACAGCAATACTCCGGCGTCCCAAACGCCTCACAAGCGCTTTTGCAAGCGACTCCTTCGGTCCCCGTCGTCGCCACTTTCAGCTGAGCTGGACACGGGCCGTTGAGCTCCGCAACGCAGCCAGTGACGGTGCAGTTCCCGGAGACGCCGCCTTGCGGGACGATTGTCATGGGGATGTTGTACCCGTCGACGAGGCTGACGTCGTAGAAGTCGAGACCACCGGCTCCGTTTAAGGTGAACTCAGCTAGCGTCGCTGGAGGTGCTGCGCCGGAGCCGGAGCATTCCACGGCGGATGAGCCGCAGTCTCCGGTGACACAAGCGAATTTTCCGGTTGTTGCGTCTTGTGTGCAGAGAGTGCGGCCCCAAATACGGCCGGACCAAGCGGCGGGGATTGGGATGACGCGTGTTTCAGTAGGGTTTAAAGAGAATCCAGTGGTGGATAAAGGAGCGGTTCCGGCGCCGGAGAGAAGGCCGGGCCAGACGGTGTAGCTGCACTGGTTAACGACGGTGAAAGTGGTGGAGGAAACGCCATAGATTAAAACAAgaagtagaaaaagaaagagagagttttGAGATCGACCCATTAGAGCAGAGAGTCACCAGAATCTAAATATATGgactttctttttgtttttccgGTCCGGTGACTCTGTTTCTGCTTTGGGGAGAGATGTTTTCAAGAGTGTGAATATATATGGAAAGGAAAAGAATATAGAAACTAGAGTGAAAAAGGAAATGGAGAGAGACTGGTTTTGGGGATTGAATCTTTTAAAGGGCTTGAGATTTTTTTAAGAAAGGTCGGTTTTCACGTGAGCCCATGCCGCCTTTGTCTAAGTTAGTCGGCCATTGTGCCGTACAAGGTCACGTTATTGTTCTTTTTGTTCataaaataatgtaagaaatttttgtttggaccataggaaaataatattatatcatGTTCATAATTGTTTATTTGCATGATTCTTGCAATATGCCAATATGGGTTGCATATGGGTATGACCAGTCTTGACGTCGGTGATCTACATAGAATTTGTCccttttgattatttatatatacatatatagttgtATTCAAACGATCCATTACATTTTTTGaagaattttttaaagattGTAATACAGAATTACCCATAACTTGGTTTGTTTGTTAGGTCTACCCATCACCAGTCCCACATATATACATGAGTACATCGCTTGTATGTCGCTGGTACAAGAATTTTCCGGTGACGAAAATGCTAGCTATTTTCACAAAAgaattgaatattattaaaatgtaaatgTACTGGATAAAAGAGGCGGTGAACATAAAAATGCTGAAAGATAAGACGTAGTGTTTGATGGATCCTTAGATTCTTCTTCTGCCCTCTCCTCTCTTCCAAAGGACACGGTCTTAAGGGTTATCTACTATCCACCCAAGTTGTGTCGTGTCGTGTCACtgttaattattataattttgacaAGATGACAAAATAAACATATGTAATGATGTTTGATTGTTATTGAGTAGTTTTAGTATTCAAACTGGAATAGAGAATtattgagatgaagaaccaaagggaaataaaaaagagagagagaacagaTGCTCAGTTACTTATAGTGGAAG encodes:
- the LOC130506602 gene encoding thaumatin-like protein 1, with product MGRSQNSLFLFLLLVLIYGVSSTTFTVVNQCSYTVWPGLLSGAGTAPLSTTGFSLNPTETRVIPIPAAWSGRIWGRTLCTQDATTGKFACVTGDCGSSAVECSGSGAAPPATLAEFTLNGAGGLDFYDVSLVDGYNIPMTIVPQGGVSGNCTVTGCVAELNGPCPAQLKVATTGTEGVACKSACEAFGTPEYCCSGAFATPDTCKPSEYSLFFKNACPRAYSYAYDDGTSTFTCGGADYVITFCPSPNPSVKSSTKGGGLETEAVSYSAASPNASPTLSTVFSIGVLVVAFRAVQHLW